A window from Agelaius phoeniceus isolate bAgePho1 chromosome 13, bAgePho1.hap1, whole genome shotgun sequence encodes these proteins:
- the LYSMD2 gene encoding lysM and putative peptidoglycan-binding domain-containing protein 2 translates to MAEALRQEQAGGPESEAELSQRLARTKARSYGSTASVAAPLAERYVEHRLSAGDTLQGIALKYGVTMEQIKRANKLFTNDCIFLRKTLNIPVISEKPLLFNGLNSLESPENETVDSSPSCDEGLVAAQEESSSSPSPPEPDNQPTAPEELSAKDFLQRLDLQIKLSKQAARKLKDDNVRDEENEEGPYATSSYHQ, encoded by the exons ATGGCCGAGGCCCTGCGGCAGGAGCAGGCGGGCGGGCCCGAGTCGGAGGCCGAGCTGTCGCAGCGGCTCGCCCGCACCAAGGCCCGCTCGTACGGCAGCACGGCGAGCGTGGCCGCGCCGCTGGCCGAGCGCTACGTGGAGCACCGGCTGAGCGCCGGGGACACGCTGCAGGGCATCGCCCTCAAGTACGGCGTCACG atGGAACAAATAAAGAGGGCAAATAAACTTTTCACTAATGACTGTATATTTCTGAGGAAAACCCTGAATATTCCGGTTATATCAGAGAAACCATTACTGTTCAATGGACTCAATTCACTGGAATCTCCTGAGAATGAAACTGTTGACAGCTCCCCTTCCTGTGATGAAGGACTAGTGGCAGCTCAGGAAGAAAGTAGCTCTTCTCCCAGTCCTCCAGAGCCTGACAATCAGCCCACTGCACCAGAAGAATTATCTGCCAAAGATTTCCTACAGAGATTGGACTTGCAGATTAAGTTATCCAAACAAGCAGCCAGAAAACTAAAAGATGACAATGTCAG AGATGAGGAGAATGAGGAAGGTCCCTATGCAACTTCTTCGTACCACCAGTAG